A part of Clostridium novyi genomic DNA contains:
- the argH gene encoding argininosuccinate lyase produces MKLWGGRFKNEESKLMEDFNSSLKFDKRLYKEDIKGSIAHVKMLSKCEILKKEEEILIIDGLLSILNDIESGVLKIEGDYEDIHSFVEINLIKRIGEVGKKLHTGRSRNDQVAVDMRMYAKNKAYEIIKYIDELMSVIVNLGENNDAIMPGYTHLQRAQVVKFKFHIMAYYSMFNRDKSRILSDIEIMDESPLGCGALAGTTYNIDRSFTAKELGFKKPVDNFMDGVSDRDYLISLLSSFSMIMMHLSRLSEELILWSSKEFDFIKISDKFATGSSIMPQKKNPDAAELIRGKTGRVYGSLMGLLTTMKGLPLAYNKDMQEDKEGFFDAVDTIIKSLKIMSEMLDSLEIKKENMYNAVKKGFLNATEAADYLVNKGMAFRDAHRVIGTIVLYCEDNGVAIEDLTLDKLKSFCDLFGEDVYEFIDYKNSLKRGIKIDI; encoded by the coding sequence ATGAAACTTTGGGGCGGACGTTTTAAAAATGAGGAAAGCAAGCTTATGGAGGACTTTAATAGTTCTCTTAAGTTTGATAAAAGATTATATAAAGAAGATATTAAAGGAAGTATTGCTCATGTAAAAATGCTTTCTAAGTGTGAAATTTTAAAAAAAGAAGAAGAAATATTAATAATTGATGGATTATTATCTATATTAAATGATATAGAAAGTGGAGTATTAAAGATTGAAGGAGATTATGAAGATATTCATAGTTTTGTAGAAATTAATCTTATAAAAAGAATTGGTGAAGTGGGTAAAAAACTTCATACTGGAAGAAGTAGAAATGATCAAGTAGCTGTGGACATGAGAATGTATGCTAAAAACAAAGCTTACGAAATTATAAAATATATAGATGAATTAATGTCGGTAATAGTAAACTTAGGTGAAAATAATGATGCTATTATGCCTGGATATACTCATCTTCAAAGAGCACAAGTTGTAAAATTTAAATTTCACATAATGGCATATTACAGTATGTTTAATAGAGATAAAAGTAGGATTTTAAGTGATATTGAAATAATGGATGAAAGTCCTTTAGGATGTGGTGCACTTGCAGGTACTACATATAATATTGATAGAAGTTTTACAGCAAAAGAATTAGGCTTTAAAAAGCCTGTTGATAATTTTATGGATGGAGTAAGTGATAGAGATTATTTAATAAGCCTTTTATCATCATTTTCTATGATAATGATGCACTTAAGTAGATTAAGTGAAGAACTTATTCTTTGGAGTAGTAAAGAATTTGATTTCATAAAAATTAGTGATAAATTCGCAACTGGAAGTAGTATAATGCCACAAAAGAAGAATCCTGATGCAGCTGAACTTATAAGAGGAAAGACTGGAAGAGTATATGGATCATTAATGGGACTTTTAACTACAATGAAAGGATTACCATTAGCATACAATAAAGACATGCAAGAAGATAAGGAAGGTTTTTTTGATGCTGTAGATACTATTATAAAGTCTTTAAAAATTATGAGTGAAATGTTAGATTCATTAGAAATAAAAAAAGAAAATATGTACAATGCAGTTAAAAAAGGTTTTTTAAATGCAACAGAGGCAGCAGATTATTTAGTAAATAAGGGAATGGCATTTAGAGATGCACATAGAGTCATTGGAACTATTGTTTTATATTGTGAAGATAATGGTGTTGCAATAGAAGATTTAACATTAGATAAATTAAAGTCATTTTGTGATTTGTTTGGCGAAGATGTGTATGAATTTATTGATTATAAAAATAGTTTAAAAAGAGGAATAAAAATTGATATATAA